A single region of the Gorilla gorilla gorilla isolate KB3781 chromosome 1, NHGRI_mGorGor1-v2.1_pri, whole genome shotgun sequence genome encodes:
- the LOC101137406 gene encoding protein S100-A7-like, producing MSNTQAERSIIGMIDMFHKYTRRDDKIDKPSLLTMMKENFPNFLSACDKKGIHYLATVFEKKDKNEDKKIDFSEFLSLLGDIATDYHRQSHGAAPCSGRSQ from the exons ATGAGCAACACTCAAGCTGAGAGGTCCATAATAGGCATGATCGACATGTTTCACAAATACACCAGACGTGATGACAAGATTGACAAGCCAAGCCTGCTGACGATGATgaaggagaacttccccaatttcCTCAGTGCCTGT GACAAAAAGGGCATACATTACCTGGCCACTGTCTTTGAGAAAAAGGACAAGAATGAGGATAAGAAGATTGATTTTTCTGAGTTTCTGTCCTTGCTGGGAGACATAGCCACAGACTACCACAGGCAGAGCCATGGAGCGGCGCCCTGTTCTGGG